The segment CAACCTCAACAGGATGGTTTAATATGAAGATCGGCGGAGTTTCGATCATTTTAATCCTGGGGTTTATCAACCTGATCCTGATCCTGTTCCAGCTAAGTACGGGGCTTCGATGGATCAAAGTACCATTTCCAATGCACCGGAGAATGGGAATGATCCTCTTCATTAGTGCAGGCCTCCATGCTATACTCGCTTATCCCGCAAATTACGGCTGATAGAGACGCGCGGGGGCAATTGAAAAATAAAAAGGATGATGACTTTACAACATGATGGAAAGTGCAATCGCTAAAGCAATTCAGCTTCAATACCAGCCAGTTGCCATTCTCTTGTCAAACGAAAAGCCGAAGGATGCGATGCAGTTTTCCGAAAATAAATGGGGATGTGTGATGTGGCTGGCTGCTGCCGCCGCCAAAGGGAAGAGCGCGGTTGCAGACGGGAAAACATTCGGTTGTTTCGGTGGTGGCGTTGGCCTTGGGTTCGGTAATCAGTATAAAAATTTCCCCGGCGGTGAAGAAGGCTTTTGCCATTTTCTCTCAACCGGCAATGCCGCAAGGACTGGTGGACCGGAACTGGCCGAGAAGATTAAGCCTTATATGACAGCAGAAAGTTATGATAATTTTTTACATGGCGAGCGCTATATCAAGTCGCCCGTTCTGGTCGAGAAATTTGTCAAGGCCTTGCCCATTACAGAGATTCCTGAAAAATATGTAGTGTTTCAGCCGCTAAATAAAGTTGATTCTGCTCTCGAAAAACCTCGGGTGGTTATTTTTTTTGTTAATCCTGATCAGCTCTCCGCTCTGACCGTTCTGGCCAACTTCGGGAGAGGCGATAACGAGAATGTGATTATGCCTTATGCGGCCGGTTGCCAGACTATCGGAATCTATCCTTACCGGGAGGCACAATCAGCCAAGCCCCGTGCGGTGGTTGGTTTAACCGATCTTTCCGCGCGCGTCTATATCCGCAAGCAGTTGAATAATCCAAATCTGATGACTTTTGCTGTGCCCTTAGCTCTCTTTGAAGAAATGGAGCAAAATGTTCCCAATTCGTTTTTAGAGAGGCATACGTGGTTCAGCCTGTTGTCTAGATAAAATTCTTGACAGATACGTTAACATACGTTAACCAGACACCTTATTTTCCATCAACATACATATTTGGTAATCTCTTTCATCTTTTAGGAGGGTATCATGTCGGCAAGAAATTTTCTGCTATTGGGGGCATCCATATGTTCACTATCGTTTGTATTAGCTTTTTCAAACGTTGTACAGGCAGAAAGCATGGAGCCGGCTCAGGAACAGGAATTTTCAGATGCTAAGGCATCCATAGAGAATGCCCGTAGTATGCAGACAGAGCAATTGGCGCCTGAATTAATGCAACAAGCCCAAGAGCTCATTAAAACGGCTGTCAACGCGAGGCAATCTAAGGATCGAGTGCTGTTCAGCCATGCTTCCCGCTTGGCCAGGACCTATGCCGAACTGGCAAAAGCCAGTGCAGAATTGCAGATAGATGTCGGGAAGTTGACAGCGGCAAAAGAATCATTGGATAAGATCAAGTCCGAAATCGAGCATTTGAAGAAGGCGCCTTGAGGAGGGCAGGATCATGAAAATATTTAAACGTTCAGGCGGAAGAATATTATTTTTTCTCATTATTCTGGGGTTTGTCGTCCCTCTTTCTCCGGTAATGTCTGCCGAAGCCACCCCTGCCCAATTCATTGAAGAAGCCAAGCTCGCAATTGAGCAAGCCCGCAAGGCAGAGGCCGAACAAAAAGCGTTAGACGATTTTACCGCAGCAAAATCCTGGCTATTTCAGGCGGAAAAGTCCTACGGCGACTCCAATTCCGGCATATCCATATTCAGCACTGTAAAAATGAGGAAGGTCAAGGATGATGAGGTTGTTTTTTTGGCCACTATGGCGAAATTAAAAGCCATGATCGCTACAGCCAAAGCGAATAGGGATGCCACCATAGCCAAATTGAAGGATACACAAAAAGACCTTGCCGACTACCAGAGTTCCCTTGCCATCCTGAAGGAAAAGATTGCCGAAGCTGATAAAGCCAAAGAAATCCAGGCCAAGGCCGAGGCCGAGCGCAAGCAGTTAGAGGAGGCCCAGCAAAAATTGGCAGAGCTGGAGACCATTAGGAAAAAGGAATTGCAGGATGTCCGAAGAGGAACGGCCGAACTCGAAGCCCGCAAAGAAAAGGAAGTCCAGGAAGCACAATTGAAGGAAGTTCAACGAGCTGCAGAAAAGGAGAAGGCGGCTATAGAGGCCAAATTAAAGGCCGCAGCAATAGAAACCCAGCGCGCAAAGGAAGCAATGGAACTGAAGGCCAGGGAGGAAAAATTGTCTGAAGATCAGCGTAAGCTTGCCGCCCTGCAGGTCAGGATGCAAGCCTTGGAGCGCGAAAAGGCCGTGCTTTCCGCAGCCGGCAACATTCCCAATGTGGCGGTTAAGTTGGGCGATAAAAAGATTATTCTGACCATTCTGATCAGCGACCTCTTTACCCCTGCCAATGATCTTAAGCCGTCAGGAAAAGAAATATTGAATAACCTCGGGAAATTATTAAAAGCTAACACCGACAATAAGGTTGCTGTTCAGGGACATACCGATAGTAGAGGAAAGCCGGAAGTTAACCAGGCTACGTCTGAGAAGCGGGCGCAAAAAGTCCGGGAATACCTTGTTGCATACCAAAATATTCCGCCCCTTCAGGTTGCAGCAGAAGGCCTCGGGGCAACGCAACCCGTTGCGACAAATGCAACCGAAACGGGAAGATCTCTGAACCGAAGGGTGGAAGTGATTATTCCGATTAGGTAATAGGATCTCCAAAAAAAACAACTTCAATGATTTTTGACTTTGAGAGGTTTTCCCCGGCCATCTCAGACTTCCGTCATATTATTTTCGATGAGCCATCTTGCCTGAAAGGCGCGCCTGGCCGCCCAGCCTACATCATTGATGAACCAGGCGTTGGCCGACCCCCCGACAGCGGCGCCGATGGCCGGGATAGCCTGCAAGACTTTACGTTCGGTGATATTCAGCCCCAGCCGTCATTAAAGACCATTTATATCTTCAATCCATAGATGCCCATGGCAATATCCTGTTCCAGGGCGATCTGGGTATTATCAATCTGAATGACATAAGCGGGGAACTTCTGGCGGATTTTTATCTTTTTCCCGGGCGACACGCCAAAAGACACCAGCTTGCCGATCAAGACGGGGTCCGCTTTTCTGATAAAGGAAATCCTGACCTCATCGCCTACCTCCAGGGCATCGAGAGATTTAACAAACGCTTTGACAGAACTCTCCGCTCGATTGCAGCAGCCTCCCTCCGGTATCGGGAACCCGTGGGGACATTCCCGCGGGTGGCCCAGCAAGGTGCAGATTGCCTCGGTAAGTCCGGGCGCCAACGTGTGCTCAAACTCACAGGCCGACTCTTCCATTTCCCCAAACGTCATGCCCAAAACATCCACCAGGAGCCTTTCGGCCAGTCTGTGCCTGCGGATGATAGGCTCCGCCTGCACCTTTCCCTCGGCAGTGAGAGCTATA is part of the Deltaproteobacteria bacterium genome and harbors:
- a CDS encoding DUF169 domain-containing protein, whose translation is MESAIAKAIQLQYQPVAILLSNEKPKDAMQFSENKWGCVMWLAAAAAKGKSAVADGKTFGCFGGGVGLGFGNQYKNFPGGEEGFCHFLSTGNAARTGGPELAEKIKPYMTAESYDNFLHGERYIKSPVLVEKFVKALPITEIPEKYVVFQPLNKVDSALEKPRVVIFFVNPDQLSALTVLANFGRGDNENVIMPYAAGCQTIGIYPYREAQSAKPRAVVGLTDLSARVYIRKQLNNPNLMTFAVPLALFEEMEQNVPNSFLERHTWFSLLSR
- a CDS encoding DUF4398 domain-containing protein — protein: MSARNFLLLGASICSLSFVLAFSNVVQAESMEPAQEQEFSDAKASIENARSMQTEQLAPELMQQAQELIKTAVNARQSKDRVLFSHASRLARTYAELAKASAELQIDVGKLTAAKESLDKIKSEIEHLKKAP
- a CDS encoding OmpA family protein → MKIFKRSGGRILFFLIILGFVVPLSPVMSAEATPAQFIEEAKLAIEQARKAEAEQKALDDFTAAKSWLFQAEKSYGDSNSGISIFSTVKMRKVKDDEVVFLATMAKLKAMIATAKANRDATIAKLKDTQKDLADYQSSLAILKEKIAEADKAKEIQAKAEAERKQLEEAQQKLAELETIRKKELQDVRRGTAELEARKEKEVQEAQLKEVQRAAEKEKAAIEAKLKAAAIETQRAKEAMELKAREEKLSEDQRKLAALQVRMQALEREKAVLSAAGNIPNVAVKLGDKKIILTILISDLFTPANDLKPSGKEILNNLGKLLKANTDNKVAVQGHTDSRGKPEVNQATSEKRAQKVREYLVAYQNIPPLQVAAEGLGATQPVATNATETGRSLNRRVEVIIPIR
- a CDS encoding EcsC family protein produces the protein MTERKVLQAIPAIGAAVGGSANAWFINDVGWAARRAFQARWLIENNMTEV
- a CDS encoding metal-dependent transcriptional regulator, which produces MKIVDVTAETLETIWTLEEKGSCTVENVLKEHAAAIGYIVDDEILSELEKSGLVKISGPDIALTAEGKVQAEPIIRRHRLAERLLVDVLGMTFGEMEESACEFEHTLAPGLTEAICTLLGHPRECPHGFPIPEGGCCNRAESSVKAFVKSLDALEVGDEVRISFIRKADPVLIGKLVSFGVSPGKKIKIRQKFPAYVIQIDNTQIALEQDIAMGIYGLKI